The DNA region gaTATCATCAAATTAAAATCCTGAATCCTTCATATGATGGGTTGGTTGAGTTGTTAAGTAACGATTTCTTTTGCTTATAATATGTTTTGTGATACTTTTTAGAGGGATTTTGTTGGACAAGAACAGCAGAGAGGCAAGCGTCAAGGCTACGAATAAGATACTTAAAAGCAGTTCTAAGACAGGATGTAGGATACTTTGATCTACACGTGGCAAGCACGGCCGATGTCATTGCTAGTGTCTCCAGTGACAGTCTTGTAATTCAAGACTGCATTAGTGAAAAGGTTACCTTAATTTCTTCTTCCATTATTCTAAGTTTAGTAAAATCATTCAAACATTAATTAATAATGTTTACAATTTGGAAATTAATACAGGTTCCAGTTTTCTTGATGAACGTAGCAACATTTATTGGGTCCTACGTGGTAGGAttcttgatgatatggaggcTGGCAATAGTGGGATTTCCTTCTATTATTCTCCTAGTGATTCCGGGTCTTATGTATGGGAGGGCTCTTATGGACATAGCCAGAAAAATAAGGGACGAATATGGCAAAGCTGGAACTATTGTGGAGCAAGCAATTTCTTCTGTAAGAACAGTATATTCTTTTGTGGGAGAAAGCAAAACTATAGAAGAATACTCTACTGCTCTTCAAGGAACTGTAGATTTGGGATTAAAGCAAGGTTTAGCAAAAGGATTAACTATTGGAAGTAATGGCATAGTTTTTGCAATTTGGTCCTTCATGTCTTATTATGGTAGCAGAATGGTCATGTACAATGGAGCAAGTGGTGGCACCGTTTTTGCCGTCGGCGCTGCAATTGCTATTGGCGGACTGTAATCATCTCCATCTTTTCTCACAttctttataaaatattttcacttcaaaaattatttttcaataaaatgttattttaaagcatatttttcaaaaaatatttcgtCTATAACAAACACATAAGTTTTCCCGGACGTTATTTTTCAAACCTCGGAAATGCGCCGTGGTTGTACATTATATTATTGACTGTGCATTTATTTTGCAAATAAGACAAGTTTGAATACTACTACAATAATACCAAattcttaatattatttatgtgCTCCATAGTTTGTAGTTGTGTTGGTTTATATTCTTTATGTGCTCCATAGTTTTTATTACTTATGTGCTCCATAGTTTGTAGTTGTGTTGGTTTATATTCTTTAGCTGTTTTTTGAGGGGTCGTTTAGTTATTGAGATTAGGGATTCAAATTATAAATTTTGGGATTAAATTTGTCCAGTATTTGGTAATGAATATTAGCTAAATCACTAAAATTTATACCAAGATTATGGAATTATTTGCATAGATGTAGAAGGTGGGATTATCTATTAGTAATAAATATTTGCAatcccaatatttttcatttttccttctccAACCATacattgaaaaatattttttttatagtatattttgcaaaatctaattatttttggaacatatttttcaaaaaaatatacgGTCATATAACAAACACATTAAATTTTCGGAAGTTATTTTTCTAACTTCCGAAATAAGACAAGTTTGATAAAGCTTGGAAATGTGTGATGGTTTAATTTTTTGGACTGTTCATTTATTTCCAAATAAGACAAGCTTGACAAATACTCTACGTACTGCAATACCACCAAAAtccttaaaaattatttatctgcTCCGTAGTTTGTGGTCCTGTTGTGTCATAATTATTTAGCAGATTGTTGAGTAATTTATAatacatgatttccttcctcttttttttttttttgggaacaGATCACTGGGTTCTGGTTTGTCCAACGTGAAGTATTTTTCCGAAGCAAGTGCAGCTGGTGAACGCGTAATGGAAGTGATTAAACGGGTACCAAAAATAGACTCTGACAATATGGAGGGCCAAACACTGGGTAACATAACGGGGGAAGTGGAATTCAAACACGTTGAATTCGCATACCCGTCGAGGCCTGAAAGCATAATTTTGAAAGATTTTAACTTAAAAGTGCCAACGGGTAAAACAGTGGCGTTAGTGGGAGGAAGTGGGTCGGGCAAGTCGACAGTAATAGCATTGCTGCAGAGATTTTATGACCCGCTTGCAGGTAGGGacagtataaatttatacgcaAAAACTTAACTAAAAACGTATAAATAATAGGTCTGCActcataattttgaaaatatagtGAATTTAATGacaaaaatcttaaaaattaaattctgaATTCGTCCATGCTTGCAGGAGAGATTCTTGTTGATGGAGTCGCTATTGATAAGTTGCAGCTTAAGTGGCTAAGGTCTCAAATGGGTCTAGTGAGTCAAGAGCCTGCACTTTTTGCGACtacaattaaagaaaatatacttTTTGGGAAGGAGGATGCATCTGACGAACAAGTCATTGAGGCTGCCAAAGCTTCTAATGCTCATAATTTCATTAGTCAGTTGCCTCAGGGTTATGATACCCAGGTGTGTTCCCTTCTGTACTTTTAATCTCATAACTTTAGCTTATCCCTTATAAAAAGTGGTGACAAAATCAATAGATTTTTTATACCCCGTCCAAATTTGAATTGGTTAGGCTAACAACTCGTTTGTTGACTTGACTGGATAGCGAATAGATTGGAAATGAAAGGATCCATCAGACTATTGTGTCACAACTGGTCAAAATAGTGTTACTCAAATTGCAACTCGAACCTAAATTTGAAGATGGAGAActatttaaatttgaaaaaaatatatatatatgtaactttGAAAGAAGTTAAGCTagtataatttaagaaaaaatatgttAGCTTTCAAGGTTGGATCATGGTGCGTGAGTCAagttatgattattccatattGATCCAACTCATTCCACCCAAGTAAATTTTGAGCGACTTGGGTCATGAATTGTTTTGATCCATCCAAATTTGATTCAACTTGCACAATTTACTTGGGTCATGAATTGTTTTTATCCATCCAAATTTGATTCAACTTGCACATTTGCTCCCTCTAGAGACTTTAACATTATCTCGAGAAATTAAACTAAAACTAGTTGTTACTTTCAATTACTACTTGACACACTAACACGACGCAATAGTATTCTTGTCTTGCTAAAAATGTTGTCACGCTGATTTCCACTTATTGTCTCAAGCTGACAAGTTGCTATTAATGAATAGTTTTTGCTCCCACGATTTGAGTAATGATTGATTCTTTTCTGTTCAAAGAATTTTTAGAGGCACTTGACTAATGCTTTATAATGTTTCTGTTTCTGAAAGGTCAAAATACTCTCTTAAATATCGTTGTATACTCTCTTAAATATCGTTGTATTTCCATGTTGTCATACAAGTTGGTTCTGCCGTAGAATATGTAATGAAGCGGTTTGACTAAATAAACCTAATCCAGAATTCTGTTTTTCTAATGGTGCTGCAAACATtgtctctctttctccttctcaTTTATTTAGTTAAGAACTTTTTTCTCAACCAATTAAAAATTGctcaatatgttgcaacatttATATTCCATCCCTCCTATTTGGGACATCACAAAATTATTAATATCATTTCATAATAATATTCTTAGTTGAGTGTTTCGTTATTTATTCATGATACAGACAAACGCTATCTCTCTAAACTCAACaaaatgcaaaaagaaaaaaagaaaaagaaaaaaaaagggtattttACTCAACTAAGTTTATCCTTACTACCATCAAAACAAACACTTACAAACTTTGAACTCATGAAGATTAAATCTTAGATCTGACTTTCTGCATACAGGTGGGAGAGAGAGGTGTACAAATGTCGGGGGGACAGAAGCAGAGGATAGCTATAGCAAGAGCCACAATCAAGTCACCTAGAATACTCCTCCTAGACGAGGCAACCAGTGCACTCGATTCTGAATCAGAACGAGTGGTGCAGGAAGCTCTAGACAAGGCCGCTGTTGGCCGCACTACAATCGTCATCGCCCATCGCCTTTCCACTATTCGTAATGCTGACCTTATTGCCGTAGTCCAAAATGGCCAAGTCAAAGAAATCGGCTCACACGATGAGCTAATTGAAAATGAAGACGGACTATACACTTCCTTAGTCCGTCTTCAACAAACTGAAAAACCCAGTGATGAAATACCCATTGTACCtacaaataaaaatttaaattctggATTTGTCTCTGACCATGCATAAAAATACAAGCAGCCGAAGGCTTTCGATTATGAGCAGGTCGAGTTCAGCTAACTCGGCTGCGCAAAGCCGTAGAGTGGAAAATGCAACAATTTCCAGTACTACAGAACAAGTATTTCCAGTGCCTTCATTTAAAAGGCTATTGGCAATGAATTTGCCAGAATGGAAGGAGGCAACGTTGGGATGCATAGGAGCAATATTATTTGGTGGAGTTCAACCACTGTATGCTTTTGCAATGGGGTCAATGATATCTGTCTATTTCTTGCCAAGTCATGATGAAATTAAGGAGAAGACTAAGATATATTCTCTGTGTTTCCTGGGGCTGgcattcttttccctttttgtcaATGTACTTCAGCATTATAATTTTGCAGCCATGGGAGAGCAATTGACTAAAAGGGTCCGGGAGAGGATGTTATCCAagatgcttacttttgaaattGGGTGGTACGACAAGGACGAGAATTCCACCGGTGCTGTTTGCTCTAGACTTGCCAAGGATGCCAATGTGGTATGTCCACTATTAGAGTTTAACTTTTCATACGTGGATAgtctaaaaaaaatttacacaATATTGCTGGTTTTACAACCGTACAGGTGAGGTCTTTGGTTGGGGATAGGATGGCATTACTCATTCAAACAATCTCAGCGGTGACTATAGCTTGCACCATGGGCCTAGTTATCGCATGGAGACTtgcatgggtcatgatcgcggTCCAGCCTCTCATCATAGTGTGCTACTATTGCAAGAGAGTGCTATTGAAGAGCATGTCTAAAAAGTCCATCAAGGCCCAAGAAGAAAGCAGCAAGTTGGCAGCTGAAGCAGTTTCCAATCTCAGAACAGTAACGGCCTTCTCCTCCCAGGGCCGAATTCTCCAAATGCTCAAGAAAGCCCAAGAAGGCCCACAAAGAGAAAGTATACGCCAGTCGTGGTATGCTGGAATTGGGCTTGGCACTTCCAACAGTCTCATGACATGTACCTGGGCTCTTGATTTCTGGTATGGTGGCAAACTCATGGCAGAAGGTTACATTGGAGCAAAGGCACTCTTCCAGACTTTCATGATTTTAGTTAGCACTGGGCGTGTCATTGCGGATGCTGGAACCATGACTAATGATCTAGCAAAGGGTGCAGATGCTGTTGGGTCAGTCTTTGCAGTGCTGGATCGATATTCATTAATCGAGCCAGAGGAATCAGATGGTTACAAGCCCAAGAAAATAACGGGCAACGTCGAGCTGTGCGATGTGGATTTCTCATACCCTGCTAGGCCCAACGTGATAATCTTCAAGGGGTTTTCAATAAAAATTGAAGCAGGAAAATCAACAGCATTGGTAGGACAAAGTGGATCAGGAAAATCCACCATAGTTGGTCTTATTGAAAGATTCTATGATCCCTCAAGTGGTGTAGTGAAAATAGACGGCCGTGACATAAGATCATACCACTTGAGATCATTGAGGAAACACATTGCACTTGTAAGCCAAGAACCAACACTATTTGCAGGAACCATAAGGCAAAACATAGCCTATGGAGCATCAGAAGAAGTGGACGAATCAGAAATAATTGAGGCTGCAAAGGCAGCAAACGCACACGATTTCATCTCAGCATTAAAAGACGGATATGAAACTTGGTGCGGGGACAGGGGACTCCAGTTGTCAGGAGGACAAAAACAGCGAATTGCGATAGCACGTGCAATATTGAAAAATCCGGGGGTGCTATTATTGGACGAAGCAACAAGTGCATTGGACAGTCAATCCGAGAAAGTAGTACAAGATGCACTTGAGCGAGTGATGGTTGGGCGAACAAGTGTTGTGGTGGCACACAGGCTAAGTACTATACAGAATTGTGACACAATTGCTGTATTGGACAAAGGCAAGATTGTGGAGAAAGGGACTCACTCTTCCTTGCTAGCTAAAGGGCCGAGTGGAGTTTACCACTCTCTCGTTAACCTTCAAAGAAGGCCAAACTCTAGCAACACCTTCATTAGTTAATCATCATCAAATGAAATGGGTTGATATTCCCAAATAATCTTGAAACTCCACAAcctctttcttgtttcttgttttcctttttcttccccAAAGAACTCTTTGGGAGATTTGCTTGGCTGCTTGGAAGCCTGTCTCGCTTTAAATGTAtagatatttttatatttagcaatACATTTAACTTTACTGCTGGTTACTTCCAATCATTCCACCTTCCACTGTAGCACTAGATCTTATTCTctttcattcttaaatttttttatcttcttGTTCTAAAGAGTAAGAGCTTCATGGAGATAAACTGTACATTCAATTTAAAGGTAACACGTTGTAACCTTAATACTAAAAGACCCTAAAAGAGACTAAAATCTGGCATAGCAAGACATCAATCAAGCAAGAGTAATTGTCATTATTGAAACAGATTACATTAAAACATGAATAGGAAATGTAGAAAAGAAGCAGCAAACAGAGTTATCGAATAGGAGAGCATATTATTATGAGCTAATCCTGAGATCAGAAATCACGATTTTCACAATTTCAAAGTCTCCCATTGATTTGATGTCGATAGGAAACTACAGAAAACACATAGTCCATACTACCTGAAATTGCTTTTACTTCAACAGTTTcaggattaaaaaaaatacagtcTTTCAAATTATGGACTAAAACACATAGCCCTTGTTGGTTTTTTTCCCTTCAGATCATGATCCAAAGAGATACCACTTACAGCAGCACTGCTAGTTCATAATGACAGGCTTTCAGTAAGCTGCTTGTCAACTAATGAAAGAGAAAGACCACAAAGTTCAAAATTGTACAAACTACCTTTTTATGCAGCACACCTACTAAAATCCTATACATGCTGTAGGAACCAATGTTAGATTGGTAAACTTAAGCTTTCAGCCACACTTCAAATTCCAAGTCAACAAAATAACACTGCTAAAACCTCATCTTCAGACAGTACTTGGAAGTTTAACACCAATACAGCTTCACAAGGATGAGACCTTAGTGCACATTTGAATAAATGACTCACAACTACCATCACTTTTTCACTTAATTCTCTCTCCTAAATTTTCATGACCCTCCAGAAGATGTTCCTTTCATTAACAAAGACAATAGCCACGAAATTCAAGAGTTAAAACCATGATACTACTGCAGAGGACATCGGACAATCACCAATTGAACATGATATTTTGATTGGAAAGTAGATTTAGCATAATTTAAGAATTTAGATATGCTAAAGTGGTGATCTACAATTTCCCAGAATCAGGATACCAGAATTAGAATGCTTAGTTACCTGTTACCACAAAAGCAATAACAAAATTCACACAACCGCCTGACTCCAAATTTAGGTAATTCAGCTGTCCAAAATGGACTCCTTTTACTGTGAAATTATTTTCATTACTATAATCAACAGCAGAGAAACTTAAACAGATAACAAACAAATGTGAATTACTCAAAGAAACAGATTACAGGCTACTTCAAGCACCAAGCAGCTGCTTGAGAGAGTTATCTAAACCCTACTAAGCTAAAATAGGTGATTGGTTATCTCATCTGTTAACCTAATCCAACAAAcagcatttttcttttttgataattaaataaTCCATCAAACACCTCAACCTGTCAGACAACCTGGGAAAGAGATAATTTACCATAACTATAGGTCATAAACCAAAAGATCATTATATTaccacaaaaaggaaaaaaagtacaACCCAACAGATAAATCATGAGTTCAACTTACTACTTTCTGTTGACCCTTTTCAAAATCTTCTATCAGAAGGGGGTCAACATTTTCTTGAGGCtcccatgtagcttcctcaaTATCAGTCCATTTAACCAAGTATTCGCCTTTCCCATCCTCACCGtctctcttctccaaaataCACTCCGCCACTGCATATTCCAATCCAGCCTCAAAATCGTTTACCAAATCCTCATTTATCAGCCATGCTTTCACCCATTCATTATCCTCTCCATCCTTCCATTTCACTAAATACTCTACATTTTCACCTTTCCCTCTCTTTTCCAATATCTCTTCCACTTGAGCATACTCGAAAATTGCATCCTCCAATACCCTAATCACATTTTCTAACCCTAACCTCCTCGCGAATTGCATTGGATTTCCTTTAGGTGTTTGATTCAATATCATCCTCGCCAAGCTCAACGGTGTCTGCCCTCTGTAATCCTCCACCTCAGGATCTGCGCCAAGCTCAATTAACAGCTTGGCAACCCCaggcttcacatacccggcTGCCATATGCAGAGCCGTTAAACCTGTAGGGATAGAAATAACAAGGCGTCATGCGGAAGTTAACATTTGCAAAACCTTGAACGACAATAAA from Lycium ferocissimum isolate CSIRO_LF1 chromosome 2, AGI_CSIRO_Lferr_CH_V1, whole genome shotgun sequence includes:
- the LOC132047151 gene encoding signal recognition particle 43 kDa protein, chloroplastic isoform X2; the encoded protein is MDALFVNSSLSRLKLLKCPLQFPTFSPLAHQPFLQLKKLNKFPLVFATLQNQQQQQEREEEEEEEELVFQDYDKDETYGEVNKIIGSRAIEGGKGMEYLIEWKDEHAPTWVPSDFIAKDVVAEYETPWWNVAKKPDESALKKLLEADDGRDVNAVDEDGRTALLFVSGLGSEPCVKLLVEAGADVNYRDRNGGLTALHMAAGYVKPGVAKLLIELGADPEVEDYRGQTPLSLARMILNQTPKGNPMQFARRLGLENVIRVLEDAIFEYAQVEEILEKRGKGENVEYLVKWKDGEDNEWVKAWLINEDLVNDFEAGLEYAVAECILEKRDGEDGKGEYLVKWTDIEEATWEPQENVDPLLIEDFEKGQQKVEHLLEGHENLGERIK
- the LOC132047151 gene encoding signal recognition particle 43 kDa protein, chloroplastic isoform X1, which codes for MDALFVNSSLSRLKLLKCPLQFPTFSPLAHQPFLQLKKLNKFPLVFATLQNQQQQQEREEEEEEEELVFQDYDKDETYGEVNKIIGSRAIEGGKGMEYLIEWKDEHAPTWVPSDFIAKDVVAEYETPWWNVAKKPDESALKKLLEADDGRDVNAVDEDGRTALLFVSGLGSEPCVKLLVEAGADVNYRDRNGGLTALHMAAGYVKPGVAKLLIELGADPEVEDYRGQTPLSLARMILNQTPKGNPMQFARRLGLENVIRVLEDAIFEYAQVEEILEKRGKGENVEYLVKWKDGEDNEWVKAWLINEDLVNDFEAGLEYAVAECILEKRDGEDGKGEYLVKWTDIEEATWEPQENVDPLLIEDFEKGQQKVLNYLNLESGGCVNFVIAFVVTGN
- the LOC132047150 gene encoding LOW QUALITY PROTEIN: ABC transporter B family member 15-like (The sequence of the model RefSeq protein was modified relative to this genomic sequence to represent the inferred CDS: inserted 2 bases in 1 codon); its protein translation is MTTKSKTMIQKKSYGSFRSIFMHADKADILLMTLGSLGAVSDGVSLPVMLLVMSKLMNNLGGSDTSNTDNFTHHINENALVLVYLACGQWVACFLEGFCWTRTAERQASRLRIRYLKAVLRQDVGYFDLHVASTADVIASVSSDSLVIQDCISEKVPVFLMNVATFIGSYVVGFLMIWRLAIVGFPSIILLVIPGLMYGRALMDIARKIRDEYGKAGTIVEQAISSVRTVYSFVGESKTIEEYSTALQGTVDLGLKQGLAKGLTIGSNGIVFAIWSFMSYYGSRMVMYNGASGGTVFAVGAAIAIGGLSLGSGLSNVKYFSEASAAGERVMEVIKRVPKIDSDNMEGQTLGNITGEVEFKHVEFAYPSRPESIILKDFNLKVPTGKTVALVGGSGSGKSTVIALLQRFYDPLAGEILVDGVAIDKLQLKWLRSQMGLVSQEPALFATTIKENILFGKEDASDEQVIEAAKASNAHNFISQLPQGYDTQVGERGVQMSGGQKQRIAIARATIKSPRILLLDEATSALDSESERVVQEALDKAAVGRTTIVIAHRLSTIRNADLIAVVQNGQVKEIGSHDELIENEDGLYTSLVRLQQTEKPSDEIPIVPTNKNLNSGFVSDHAXKNTSSRRLSIMSRSSSANSAAQSRRVENATISSTTEQVFPVPSFKRLLAMNLPEWKEATLGCIGAILFGGVQPLYAFAMGSMISVYFLPSHDEIKEKTKIYSLCFLGLAFFSLFVNVLQHYNFAAMGEQLTKRVRERMLSKMLTFEIGWYDKDENSTGAVCSRLAKDANVVRSLVGDRMALLIQTISAVTIACTMGLVIAWRLAWVMIAVQPLIIVCYYCKRVLLKSMSKKSIKAQEESSKLAAEAVSNLRTVTAFSSQGRILQMLKKAQEGPQRESIRQSWYAGIGLGTSNSLMTCTWALDFWYGGKLMAEGYIGAKALFQTFMILVSTGRVIADAGTMTNDLAKGADAVGSVFAVLDRYSLIEPEESDGYKPKKITGNVELCDVDFSYPARPNVIIFKGFSIKIEAGKSTALVGQSGSGKSTIVGLIERFYDPSSGVVKIDGRDIRSYHLRSLRKHIALVSQEPTLFAGTIRQNIAYGASEEVDESEIIEAAKAANAHDFISALKDGYETWCGDRGLQLSGGQKQRIAIARAILKNPGVLLLDEATSALDSQSEKVVQDALERVMVGRTSVVVAHRLSTIQNCDTIAVLDKGKIVEKGTHSSLLAKGPSGVYHSLVNLQRRPNSSNTFIS